Within the Gammaproteobacteria bacterium genome, the region CTGTTCCATGTTTTCATCCTCGGCTGTAATCAAAGTTCCGGGTCCGTCTTCGAAGGAGGACAGGACGCGCAGGGGCACGTTGTACTTGCTGGCGAACTCTACCGAACGGATCTGCAGTACCTTCGCACCCAGGCTCGCCAATTCCAGCATCTCCTCGTAGGTCACACGATCCAGCCTTCGTGCGCGCGTCACCACGCGCGGGTCTGTGGTGTAGACCCCGTCGACGTCGGTATAGATCTGGCACTCGTCGGCCTTGAGCGCCGCCGCCAGCGCGACCCCGGTCGTATCCGATCCGCCGCGCCCAAGCGTGGTGATGTTGCCGTGCTCGTCCACGCCCTGAAATCCTGCAACCACGATCACGCTACCATCGGCGAGGTCGCGATGCAGGCGTGCTGCGTCGATCTCCACGATGCGCGCCTTGTTGTAAGCGCTATCGGTCAGGATGCGCACCTGTCCCCCGGTATACGATCGCGCGGGACAGCCCTGCGCCTCGAGCGCGATGGCGAGCAGTCCGATGGTGACCTGCTCTCCGGTGGCGAGGATCACATCCACCTCGCGGGGATTCGCCCGCGGCGATATCTCCCTGGCCAGCGCCAGCAGGCGGTTGGTCTCTCCGCTCATGGCGGATACCACCACCACAACCTGATGGCCCTGGTCACGCGTGGCGATGACCTTCTTCGCCACGTTCTCAATACGCCTGGGGTCGGCAACCGAGGTGCCGCCGTACTTCTGTACGATCAAAGCCATGTATGCACTTCCACCGAGAATAATGCAGAAAAATGAAGTCTATCTTAACATGGTCGGGACCACCCCCGGCCCGCTGGCCCTCACACCAGCCGCTCTCTCACCCAGTCCGGCACGGATTTCAGCGCAGCGGCCAGCATGGCGGGATTATTGCCGCCCGCCTGGGCCATATCCGGACGCCCGCCGCCCTTGCCATCGATCTGCTGGGCGACGTGGTTGGCGAGATCGGAGGCCTTCACCTTGCCGGTCTGATCCTGCGTCACCCCGGCCACCAGGCTCACCTTGCTGTCCTTGACCGTCGCCAGGACGACCACGGCCGAGCCGAGCTTGTTCTTCAATTGGTCCACCGTATCGCGCAGTGACTTGGGATCGGCATCGTCCAGCAGCGCGGCCAGCACCCTGCATCCGTTCACCTCCTGCGCCTGGGATGCCAGATCGTCGCCGGCGCTACTTGCCAGCACACCCTTGAGGCGGTCCAGTTCGCGCTCGAGATGACGGCTACGGTCGAGGATCTGCTCGACGCGCGCGACTACCTCGCCACGCCCGCCCTTGACCAGCGCCGCCAGCCGGTCGAGCTGCTGTTCATTTTCCGCCACCCAGGCCAGTGCACCTTCTCCCGTCAGGGCCTCGATACGGCGCACCCCGGCGGCCACTCCCGCCTCGGAAACGATCTTCATCAAGCCGATATCCCCGGCACGGCTTGCGTGTGTGCCGCCGCAGAGTTCCTTGGAAAAACCGCCTATCGTCAGCACACGCACACGGTCGCCGTACTTCTCTCCGAACAGGGCCATTGCGCCGACCGTGCGCGCTTCGTCGTAGCTCATCACCGTGGTCACGACCGGCGCATTGGCGCGGATCTGCGCGTTGACCAGCGTTTCGATCTGCTCGATCTGCGCGCGCGACAGCGCCTCGAAATGGGAGAAATCAAAGCGCAAACGACCGGGCTCCACCAGCGAGCCCTTCTGTGTCACATGTTCGCCGAGCACCTGGCGCAGGGCGGCGTGCAGCAGATGGGTTGCCGAATGATTGAGTGTGGTGGCGCGGCGCGCCGCCTCGTCCACGCGGGCCTCGACCGTCTCGCCGGTGCGTAGCGCGCCCTTGACCAGTTTTCCGATGTGCGCATAGGCGCCGCCCGGCAACTTCTGCGTGTCGCTCACGGCAAACACCGCCTGACCGGCAATCAGCTCACCGCGATCACCGGCCTGGCCGCCGGACTCGGCGTAGAACGGCGTTTTATCCAGGATCACCGCGCCCTCGTCGCCCGCGGCCAGCGCATCGACGCTTTGCTTGTCGCGCAGCAGGCCGGCGATGCGGCCCTGCTCGCGCAGGTGCTCATAACCGGTGAATTCGCTCTCGCAGCCGACCGCGGCCTGACCGCTGTAATCGACCTGGAAGTGCCCGGCGGCGCGGGCGCGGTCGCGTTGCGCAGCCATCTCGCGCTCGTAGCCTTCCATGTCTATGGTGATTCCGTACTTCAACGCGTAGTCGGCGGTCAAGTCCACCGGGAAACCGTAGGTATCGTAGAGCTTGAACACCACCGCGCCGGACAGGCGCTTGTCGCCCTTGGGCAGCGCGGCGATGCTCTCCTTCAGGATCTTCATGCCCTGGTCGAGCGTCTCCGCGAATCGCTCCTCCTCCTGCTTCAGCACGCGTTCGACCTGCGCGCGACCTCTGGCCAGCTCCGGGTAGGCCGCCCCCATCTCGTCGCTCAGGGGACCGACCAGCTTGTGGAAAAACGCATCGCGCATGCCGAGCTCATAACCGTGGCGGATGGCGCGACGGATGATGCGGCGCAGGACATAGCCGCGCCCCTCATTGGACGGCAGCACGCCGTCAACGATGAGGAACGCGGTCGAACGGATATGGTCGGCGATCACGCGCAGCGAGGCCTGCTCGAGCTCCTTCGTGCCGCACACATCGGCGGCGGCACGGATCAGGCTGCGGAACAGGTCGATGTCATAATTGCTGTGCACGCCCTGCATCACCGCCGCGAGGCGCTCCAGGCCCATGCCGGTATCCACCGACGGCTTCGGCAGCGGCGTCATGGCGCCGTGGGCGTCGCGGTTGTATTGCATGAACACGAGGTTCCAGATCTCGATGTAGCGGTCGCCGTCCGCCTCGGGCGTGCCGGGCGGCCCGCCGGCAATTCCCGGGCCGTGATCGTAGAAGATCTCGGTGCACGGACCGCACGGACCGGTATCCCCCATGGACCAGAAATTGTCATCGCCCGCGATGCGCGTTAAACGCTCCGGCGCGACCTTGATCTCCTTCAGCCAGATGTCGGCGGCCTCGTCGTCGTCCTGGTAGACCGTGACCCACAGCTTGTCCGCCGGGATGCCCAGCTCGCGCGTGAGGAACTCCCATCCGTAGCGGATCGCCTCGCGCTTGAAATAATCGCCGAAGCTGAAATTGCCGAGCATCTCGAAGAAGGTATGGTGGCGCGCTGTGTAGCCGACGTTCTCGAGATCGTTGTGCTTGCCGCCCGCGCGCACGCAGCGCTGCGAGCTGGCAGCTCGCCTGTAGGGCCGCTGCTCGTTGCCGAGGAAGACGTCCTTGAACTGGACCATGCCGGCGTTGGTGAACAGCAGCGTGGGGTCGTTGGCCGGCACCAGCGGGCTGCCCGCCACCACCTCGTGACCGTTACGCCGGAAATAGTCGAGAAACCTGCTGCGAAGCTCTGCGCTGCTTGTCATGCTGAGGAACTACCATTGCCGAATACGTTGCCATCCCTTACCGGATCACAGATCATCGCCATCCCTGAGCGCACTTCTGACCTGCCCCTCGGTAAACCCCCGATAACGCAAA harbors:
- the alaS gene encoding alanine--tRNA ligase is translated as MTSSAELRSRFLDYFRRNGHEVVAGSPLVPANDPTLLFTNAGMVQFKDVFLGNEQRPYRRAASSQRCVRAGGKHNDLENVGYTARHHTFFEMLGNFSFGDYFKREAIRYGWEFLTRELGIPADKLWVTVYQDDDEAADIWLKEIKVAPERLTRIAGDDNFWSMGDTGPCGPCTEIFYDHGPGIAGGPPGTPEADGDRYIEIWNLVFMQYNRDAHGAMTPLPKPSVDTGMGLERLAAVMQGVHSNYDIDLFRSLIRAAADVCGTKELEQASLRVIADHIRSTAFLIVDGVLPSNEGRGYVLRRIIRRAIRHGYELGMRDAFFHKLVGPLSDEMGAAYPELARGRAQVERVLKQEEERFAETLDQGMKILKESIAALPKGDKRLSGAVVFKLYDTYGFPVDLTADYALKYGITIDMEGYEREMAAQRDRARAAGHFQVDYSGQAAVGCESEFTGYEHLREQGRIAGLLRDKQSVDALAAGDEGAVILDKTPFYAESGGQAGDRGELIAGQAVFAVSDTQKLPGGAYAHIGKLVKGALRTGETVEARVDEAARRATTLNHSATHLLHAALRQVLGEHVTQKGSLVEPGRLRFDFSHFEALSRAQIEQIETLVNAQIRANAPVVTTVMSYDEARTVGAMALFGEKYGDRVRVLTIGGFSKELCGGTHASRAGDIGLMKIVSEAGVAAGVRRIEALTGEGALAWVAENEQQLDRLAALVKGGRGEVVARVEQILDRSRHLERELDRLKGVLASSAGDDLASQAQEVNGCRVLAALLDDADPKSLRDTVDQLKNKLGSAVVVLATVKDSKVSLVAGVTQDQTGKVKASDLANHVAQQIDGKGGGRPDMAQAGGNNPAMLAAALKSVPDWVRERLV
- a CDS encoding aspartate kinase; translation: MALIVQKYGGTSVADPRRIENVAKKVIATRDQGHQVVVVVSAMSGETNRLLALAREISPRANPREVDVILATGEQVTIGLLAIALEAQGCPARSYTGGQVRILTDSAYNKARIVEIDAARLHRDLADGSVIVVAGFQGVDEHGNITTLGRGGSDTTGVALAAALKADECQIYTDVDGVYTTDPRVVTRARRLDRVTYEEMLELASLGAKVLQIRSVEFASKYNVPLRVLSSFEDGPGTLITAEDENMEQALISGIAFNRDEAKLTVLGVPDQPGVASRILGPVADANIEVDMIVQNIAEDSTTDFTFTVHRNDYDKALDILQRIARGLGAREVIGDNKIVKVSLVGVGMRSHAGIASKMFRTLADEGINIRMISTSEIKISVVIDEKYLELSVRALHSAFGLDAA